The Micromonospora sp. Llam0 genome includes a window with the following:
- the eccB gene encoding type VII secretion protein EccB, which translates to MQSRRDQVQAHMFMMSRLSAALLRSAPDHPDQPTGRSLRGMAGGLAIAFIVAVLVTIVTVLFPPAREVNWRVNGAVVVDLDTGARYLYANGVLHPVANLTSLQLLLGNQPSVVTVGGAALAGTPRGVPLGVVGVPERLPDAAGLSVAPWLACAGRTGPGDDAAPRFTLEIAATRAVEPLGGDAALVSAPDGSVHLLVGETRHLIDSDSGAREALGYGAAATRPVPAEFLRLLPAGPDLTPPDVPGRGSAGPTLAGRDTRVGQLFSGPGGTAYLLTADGLAQLTPTVLALLIGDARTQEQAYDGATPELVSLGASDVADHRSAAPLGTRIDALPPAPPALIDLVGVDLCASVSADQEQPTLTLVTAEPLPAASGGVPSGGTLPAGVVPGCGQVDQVAVRGDTGVLLQTAPTADWYLVADNGVRYPLGADGPAGELGYRGVQVGRLPAALADLLPTGPLLDPQAYRDGGTPAAPRRPDCG; encoded by the coding sequence GTGCAGTCCCGGCGCGACCAGGTCCAGGCGCACATGTTCATGATGAGCCGGCTGTCGGCGGCGTTGCTGCGCTCGGCACCGGACCACCCGGACCAGCCCACCGGGCGGTCGCTGCGCGGCATGGCCGGCGGTCTGGCCATCGCGTTCATCGTGGCGGTGCTGGTCACCATCGTGACCGTCCTGTTCCCGCCGGCCCGCGAGGTCAACTGGCGGGTCAACGGCGCGGTCGTGGTCGACCTCGACACCGGGGCCCGGTACCTGTACGCCAACGGCGTGCTGCATCCGGTGGCGAACCTGACGAGTCTGCAACTGCTGCTGGGCAACCAGCCGTCGGTGGTGACGGTCGGCGGCGCGGCGCTGGCCGGCACCCCTCGCGGCGTACCGCTGGGAGTGGTCGGCGTGCCGGAGCGGTTGCCGGACGCCGCCGGGTTGAGCGTGGCGCCCTGGCTGGCCTGTGCGGGTCGCACCGGTCCAGGAGACGATGCCGCGCCGCGGTTCACCCTGGAGATCGCCGCGACGCGGGCGGTCGAGCCGCTCGGCGGTGACGCGGCGCTGGTCAGCGCCCCGGACGGCAGCGTCCATCTGCTGGTCGGTGAGACCCGGCACCTGATCGACTCGGACAGCGGCGCCCGGGAGGCGTTGGGGTACGGTGCCGCAGCGACTCGTCCGGTACCTGCCGAGTTCCTGCGGCTGTTGCCGGCCGGACCCGACCTGACACCACCGGACGTGCCCGGCCGGGGGTCCGCCGGGCCGACGCTGGCCGGCCGGGACACCCGCGTCGGCCAACTGTTCAGCGGGCCGGGCGGCACGGCGTACCTGCTCACCGCCGACGGCCTGGCGCAGTTGACCCCGACGGTGCTGGCGCTGCTGATCGGTGACGCCCGTACCCAGGAGCAGGCGTACGACGGGGCCACCCCGGAGTTGGTGTCGCTCGGCGCGAGCGACGTCGCCGACCACCGTTCGGCTGCTCCGCTGGGCACCCGGATCGACGCGCTGCCGCCGGCTCCGCCCGCGCTGATCGACCTGGTCGGTGTCGATCTGTGTGCGAGCGTGTCGGCCGATCAGGAGCAGCCGACGCTGACCCTGGTCACCGCGGAACCGCTGCCGGCCGCCTCGGGTGGCGTCCCGAGCGGTGGCACGCTGCCGGCCGGCGTGGTGCCGGGGTGCGGCCAGGTGGACCAGGTGGCGGTACGCGGAGACACCGGAGTGCTGCTGCAGACCGCCCCGACGGCCGACTGGTACCTGGTGGCCGACAACGGCGTACGGTACCCGTTGGGTGCCGACGGCCCGGCCGGCGAGTTGGGCTACCGGGGAGTCCAGGTGGGACGGCTGCCGGCGGCCCTGGCCGATCTGCTGCCGACCGGCCCGCTACTGGATCCGCAGGCGTACCGCGACGGCGGCACACCCGCCGCGCCGCGCCGACCCGACTGCGGCTGA
- a CDS encoding glycosyltransferase family 2 protein translates to MRLSVVVPCFNEDASLSRLHAAVTAAVTALGDVEVEYVFVDDGSTDGTLAELRRLAAADPAVRYLALSRNFGKESAMLAGLDRASGDAVIVMDADLQHPPRLLPDMVALYRQGYDQVIACRDRRGDRFVRTVASRTFYRLMNRWVDVQLLDGAGDFRLLSRRAVDALRAMPEYNRFSKGLYSWIGFNTVVFAYPNEARADGGSRWSFRSLLNYAFDGLLSFNDRPLRSAIYAGMGLTFVAVAYAAWVVAAALIRGIDAPGYTTIIVSVIGLGGIQMMILGVIGEYIGRIYYETKRRPRYLVMESDGAGGTPQVPMPRREPTVPGPPADAE, encoded by the coding sequence CTGCGGCTGTCGGTCGTGGTGCCCTGCTTCAACGAGGACGCCTCACTGAGCCGGCTGCACGCGGCGGTCACCGCCGCAGTCACGGCGCTCGGCGACGTCGAGGTCGAATACGTCTTCGTCGACGACGGCAGCACCGACGGCACCTTGGCCGAGTTGCGCCGGCTGGCCGCCGCCGACCCGGCCGTCCGGTACCTCGCGCTGAGCCGCAACTTCGGCAAGGAGTCGGCGATGCTAGCCGGGTTGGACCGGGCCAGCGGGGACGCCGTCATCGTGATGGACGCCGACCTGCAACACCCACCGCGCCTACTGCCCGACATGGTCGCCCTGTACCGGCAGGGGTACGACCAGGTCATCGCGTGCCGTGACCGACGAGGTGACCGGTTCGTCCGTACCGTCGCGTCTCGGACGTTCTACCGGCTGATGAACCGCTGGGTGGACGTGCAGCTACTCGACGGTGCGGGCGACTTCCGGCTGTTGTCCCGCCGGGCGGTCGACGCGCTGCGGGCCATGCCCGAGTACAACCGCTTCTCCAAGGGCCTGTACTCGTGGATCGGCTTCAACACGGTGGTGTTCGCGTACCCGAACGAGGCCCGCGCCGACGGTGGCAGCCGCTGGAGTTTTCGATCCTTGTTGAACTACGCGTTCGACGGGCTGCTGTCGTTCAACGACCGGCCGCTACGGTCGGCGATCTACGCCGGCATGGGACTCACGTTCGTCGCCGTGGCGTACGCGGCCTGGGTGGTCGCGGCGGCGCTGATCCGGGGAATCGACGCCCCCGGCTACACCACGATCATCGTCAGTGTCATCGGTCTCGGCGGCATCCAGATGATGATCCTCGGCGTGATCGGCGAGTACATCGGCCGGATCTACTACGAGACGAAGCGCCGACCCCGCTACCTGGTCATGGAGTCCGACGGGGCCGGTGGTACGCCGCAGGTGCCGATGCCCCGGCGGGAGCCGACCGTCCCTGGCCCGCCGGCCGACGCGGAATGA
- the alc gene encoding allantoicase, with protein MTGSHASTPPPDLPDGPDPTRLPDLASRALGGGVVAANDEFFAAADNLVDPRPPVFAAGTFGAKGQVYDGWETRRRRQPGADHAVVRLGAPGVVRAVLIDTAHFTGNYPPYAAVDGCSLDGYPGPQDLAAARWTPLVPRTALAGDSQLIVPVDVPARQTHVRLTIFPDGGVARLRVFGEPVPDPDLLTEVLDLAAVEHGGRVEACSDRFYGSPQQLLLPGPARTMGEGWETARRRDDGNDWVQVRLCAAGVVEFVELDTSHFKGNAPAAARLLGTDLTSTDLTGTDPVAGGRGTRVGSTDWPELLPLTTLRPDTRHRFRLDRPRPVSHVRLDIHPDGGMARLRLFGRLTTAGAAELAGRYRTAVAAG; from the coding sequence ATGACCGGTAGCCACGCGTCCACGCCACCGCCCGACCTGCCGGACGGGCCCGACCCGACCCGGCTGCCCGACCTGGCGTCCCGTGCGCTCGGCGGGGGAGTGGTCGCCGCCAACGACGAGTTCTTCGCCGCCGCCGACAACCTGGTCGACCCGCGCCCGCCGGTCTTCGCCGCCGGCACCTTCGGGGCGAAGGGCCAGGTGTACGACGGTTGGGAGACCCGCCGCCGCCGCCAACCCGGCGCGGACCACGCCGTCGTCCGGCTCGGTGCCCCGGGCGTGGTCCGGGCCGTGCTGATCGACACCGCGCACTTCACCGGCAACTACCCGCCGTACGCGGCGGTGGACGGTTGCTCACTCGACGGGTATCCCGGCCCGCAGGATCTCGCCGCGGCGCGATGGACCCCACTGGTGCCGCGCACCGCACTGGCCGGGGACAGCCAGCTGATCGTCCCGGTCGACGTGCCGGCACGGCAGACCCACGTACGGTTGACGATCTTTCCCGACGGCGGGGTCGCCCGGCTGCGGGTGTTCGGCGAGCCGGTGCCCGACCCGGATCTGCTGACCGAGGTCCTCGACCTCGCCGCGGTCGAGCACGGGGGCCGGGTCGAGGCGTGCAGCGACCGGTTCTACGGCTCTCCGCAGCAGCTGCTGCTGCCCGGTCCGGCCCGCACGATGGGCGAGGGCTGGGAGACCGCCCGCCGTCGCGACGACGGCAACGACTGGGTCCAGGTGCGGCTCTGCGCCGCCGGCGTCGTCGAGTTCGTCGAGCTGGACACCAGCCACTTCAAGGGCAACGCGCCGGCGGCGGCCCGGCTGCTCGGCACCGACCTGACCAGCACCGACCTGACCGGCACCGACCCGGTCGCTGGCGGCCGTGGCACCAGGGTCGGCTCCACCGACTGGCCGGAGCTGCTGCCGTTGACCACATTGCGACCGGACACCCGGCACCGTTTCCGACTGGACCGGCCCCGTCCGGTCAGCCACGTCCGGCTGGACATCCATCCCGACGGCGGGATGGCCCGGCTGCGCCTGTTCGGCCGGCTCACCACCGCCGGTGCCGCAGAACTCGCCGGCCGGTACCGGACGGCGGTGGCGGCCGGCTGA